CGGAGTGGAAGACGATGTTTCGGTAGCGGACGACGAAGTCGTGTTCACGGCACCTGACGTTGCAGAGCGGTACGTTCGCGAGACGGGTGTCGATTCGCTGGCCGTCGCCATTGGTTCCGCTCACGGGATGTACAAGCGTGAACCAAGTCTCGATCTCGACCGCCTCGCCGCCATCAACCGCCACTGCGGCATTCCCCTGGTTCTCCATGGCGGATCGGGAATTCCAAGGTGGCAAATCCAGAAAGCCATTCAATTCGGCATTTCGAAAATCAACTTTGATACGGAATTGAGATTGGCATACCTTGAAGGATTGAAAAGCGGCTGCGAACGACACTCGGATGATCCATTCCAGGCGGAGCAAATAGCAAAAGAGCGCCTGCGAGAAGTTATCCGGGAGAAAATTCACTGGTCTTTTCCTGGCGGATTGGTGCAGAGATAGTTGTAGTTGACCCTCTTTCATATTCAAAATATAATAGCATTGTGAGGTAATACCACATACCTTGATGGCGGTTCAAGTCTTACGAAGTCCACGGGAAGGGGCAATTTCGCCATGGAAGGACGCTTTGACATTGCAACACTAACAGAAATTGCAACCGCATGCTTTGAGAAAGCAGGTGTACCGCACACGGATGCGGCGTGGGCGGCCTACAGTTTAGTCAAAGCGGACTTACTCGGGCGCTCCACTCACGGCTTGTCTCGACTCAAGGCATATGTGACAGCAATCGAGGCCGGTAAAATCAACCCAACGGCGAATGTGGAGGTATCCCAAACCGGTCCATCGAGTATTATGGTGGACGGCGATGGAGGACTGGGCCCAGTCGTTGCCAAACACGCCATGGACGCGGCCATCTCGGCTGCGAGAACATCAGGTGTGGCCGCTGCCGCCGTCCATCACGGGAATCATGCCGGAGCGATGTCGATCTATACGACGTTGGCGGCCGATGCAGGTATGATTGGGCTCGGTTTCAGCAATGCGCAGCCAGCCATTCCTCCTTGGGGTGGCCGCAGGGCGTTCTTCGGGACGAATCCGATAGCGATGGCTGCGGGGATGGACCTGGACCAGATGTCGGTCGATATGGCAACCAGCGTTGCTGCACGTGGTAATATCATTCTGGCTGCCAAAACCGGGCAGCCTATTCCGGACCACTGGGCTATTGACGAGAACGGCGTACCCACGACGGATGCGAAGGCCGCATTGGCAGGCGCTGTGTTACCAATGGCTGGGCCCAAGGGCTACGCGCTCGCCACCATGGTCGAAGTGCTCGCCGGTGTGTTGACGGGAGCCGCTGTGGCGGATGAGGTCGGATCGATATACGACGCCAACCCGGAGCCAGCAAATACAGGGCTATTTTTTCTCGTCATCGATCCCTCGTATTTTGTGGGAACCGAGCAATTTCTGTCGCGATTGGCTAAGATGGAAAGGGATATCCGTGCCGTTCCCGTCGCTGAGGGCTATAACGAAATTCGACTGCCTGGCGAAAGAAGCCGGATGAACTTAGAACGCGGATTACAAGAGGGAATTGCGCTGTCTCGAGAGACGGTGCAAGAGATAGAATCACTGTGTCACAAATACGATCTGCTTTGGGGCACGAATCAATAAAGGGTGACGACGATGTTTCAACCTGTATCTGACAATATGGCGCTCAGCCAAAAGATCGTGTCCCAGTTTACGGACGCGATGATCCGGGGTGAACTTAAACCTGGGGACCGGATTCCGCCTGAACGGGAGCTGGCCACCATGTTTGGGGTCAGCCGAACTGCCATTCGCGATGCGATAAAAATTTTGTCTGGACAAGGGTTGCTCCAAGTCCGACACGGTGTCGGGATTTTCGTAACCGCTGGCAAACCCATGAGTTCCGACGTATTCGACGTGACGCACGGCAACCTACGAGACTTATTTGACATTCGAAAGGTCCTTGAGACCGAGGCGGCCGCTTGGGCAGCCACGCGCGCAGAACCAGATCACATTGCCCGTTTAGAAAGTATTCTGCAAGACGCACTGGATCATCAATCCGATCTCGCCCGCCTCGCCGAGCGCGACGCACAATTTCACGTCGCAGTCGCTGAAGCATCACAGAATATGCTGCTGGTACGGGTTATGTGGACATTGCTGGACGCATTGGCCGAGAGTAGGCAGGCTTCTCTGTCGGTGCCCAATCGAGCTCAGCAGTCTCTATTGGAGCACAAAACCATCGTTGATGCGATCCGGCAACACGATGTTCAATCCGCCCGGGCAGCCATGCACCTGCACTTAAGCAGCGTTGAGGAATCTGTTGTACATAAGAATGGGTAAATCCTTTTCTTCTCATGGATAGAATGATTGATTACGTTGCCGAAGGACTAACACGACAGCAGTCATGTTAAAAGCGGCCAAAGGGCCACAGGCCATCCGCGGGAGTGGCGGTTGACCTGTTCGATATCGGTCGTATACGAACTTGTTTAAATATGCCCGAGCATTTCTTCGTGTAACTGAGCATACATCTGTGCTTCAGACCTAGCGATTTTAGCGCCAACATTGTACATGATGTCTAAGTCTTCTGGCGCGGAGTATTGGACGAGAATATCTTTGCACAGTTGATAGTGTCTCGGCTCGTGTTCGTCGGCATGAACGTCCCAGAACAGGAGATTGAGTGGCTGCTCATTGTAATTGGGGTGCCTTAAACCATTTGCTATCTCCCCCATCACGGTTCCAGCAAACATCTCGGACCCCAGGCCAACGGCAGCCATCGCTTCTAACGGAGTGGCACGATGGAAAAAGTCGATGAAATACTGTATGGCATTCGCAACTGCTGATGACATTGGTTTCGGCGGCATGCCTCGCTCGTCCAATTGAATATGTGGATGGATTGAAAATAAGAATGTCTTGTACAACTGTTCGTGCGACTTGCCAGGGACTCCATGCCCGGCTTCGTCCCACAAGTTGTCTGCAAGTGGAACCCACCATGTATCGAGCGGGGGCATGGCGGAAATAGCTGCTCCAAGAACCCGCGGAAAGTGTCGACTGTAATACGAATATTGAACAGCGAAATACTGTAATTGGGGAATGGTATATTGACCGCTTCTCAATGTGCGGAGAAAGACACCATTGATAAACTCCTCATCAACCAGATCATCCAAAGCAGTTTCGAGATCCGCGTAACTGTGAAACATAACTGTTCCTCCTAGAGATAGATAACAGCTAGAGTGTAACAAATCCCCGCCAAGTGTGCTGTACAAAAAGCGTTGTTGTGGTGCAATAAAGAACCATAGCGAGCATAAGTAAACGAGGGATACAATGTGATTGTATGGTGCTTTTACCTTGTAGGCGGTATGGTGACAATTAGAGGCCTAATGAACGGTTTGATGTAAGGAGAGACATCGAATGACAGACGATGCACGTGTTTTGACGAATGCCGAAATTGACTTTTGGGAAGAGAGACGATCCACCGGCTTAACGAAACATCTGGTAGCAACGATACGTGACTTGCAACGTCAAGTAGCAGACTTGCAGCAAGAGCGGGATATCTGGACCGAACGATTGCGACATTACGAAGCTTCCGCGTTTGACATACAGGAGATAGCTGACCGCTTACAGTCTCAACGAGACGCTTACAAGGCTGCTTTGGAAAGGTATAACGAGGCAGCTGATAGATTTATTGACAAGGTGGATCAAGGTTTGGCCAAGAGCAAGGAAACATATAACGATTTGTATGATGCGCGACGTCAGGCTAGTGAAGCTCTAACCAAATATGACGAGGAGAATACTTGATAGGATTAATCTGCAGGCGGTTGCGTCAAGCGTACTTTGGGAAACTAACGCCTTACATATGGAACCTCTCGCTTGTTTAATATTGTGAGTAAAAGCAAATTGGAATTAGATAATTCACCTAATGGGGCCGCAGAACCCAATAAGGAGCTGATTTTCCCTGTTAGTAGCAGTTAACCGACGTGTGTTCGATTCCCTCGACGACAGCGTCCTTGGGTGGGTGTGTATGGAACCAATTATGGTACCACTTCGTGGTAAAAACCCTGCGGTAAAGTCTCAAGTATACTCGGCATTAACTGACGGTCATTATCAGAAACTTATGATGTTTCTGTTGATGACCTCCAAAAGGACCCAAGTCTATTGGATACGGTACAGACACTTTACTGCCACTTCAAGGAGTTCATTCCATCTACGCTCCAACTGATTGGAACATATGTACGCAACAAACCCGAGGAGTTCGTTGAGATATCAGGTTGAGTATATTTGTCTCCCAGGGCTAATACGTCAGTCGATCGCCGAAATGGAAAGTGGCTCCTGTGACCAGGTATATGGATACGCTTTGACGTTTACGCGCCCCGGATCACATGGTCACGAAAGAACCCACGTATTACAACGTGGGCTCTTCCTTAACTAACGAAGAAAACTGAACAGGTCTGTCACGGCCTTTTCGTCATTTAAATACCTCGATTGTTGTTCCGGCGTTTTAGCTGTAGCAGCTTTCACGGCATAATACAAAGCGGCAGCCGCGAGAGCAAACAGTGCGATGGTTCCAAGTTCTTTCACTCCGTCCGACTCCTTTCTTGAGTGGGTTCGTCCATATCTTACCCATTCCGGTGTTCTTTTTGCGGTTCCTAGAAACAAGAAAAACAATTCCTGTACCTCTCTATGAAAACAGGATAGAATCGAACATAAGAAAGCGCTTTCTAAAGTTCGCGAAGTCCTGCCACCAAAAGGGGTAATACTCCATGAATATTCGAAACGTGTTGGGGCTGCCAGAGGTCCTAGATGTTAAAAAGGTCATTGCCATTCAACCGCATCCGGACGACAACGAAGTGAATATTGCGGGAACGCTTATGGAATTGCACAACAGAGGGTGCGAGATCGTTTATGTCACAGTGACTGATGGCCGCGCAGGTGGTTGGGGGACCGTTCAAGACCCGAATCAAATTGTTCGTGTACGAGAACAAGAAAAGATCAATGCAGGAAAGATGATTGGCGTTGATAAACACATCGATCTTGGGTTTCCCGACGGAGGTAACTATGACATCGAAACACTAACGAAGCGTTTAGTGGAAATTTACCGGCAGGAGAAGCCGGATTTGGTGTTTACTGTAGACCCTTGGATGCCCTATGAAGCCCACCCCGATCACGTGAAAGTTGGCCGCGCCGCCTCTTCCGCACTGCTATTTTCAAATAACCCTATTTTATATCCGATTGAAACACACGACGTTTTTCAAGTGCCTCAGATCGCTTTTTATGCCACAAGTTATCCCAACACTTGGATCGATATAACGGCAAATTTTGAGCGGAAAATGGAGTCTATTGTGGCCCATAAGAGCCAGTTTGACAACGAGACATGGTCGTTTGTAAGGCTTTATTTTGCCGAGGCGGCAAGCGAGGCGTACCTCCGAATTTCTACAGAAACAAAGGGGTTCGCCGAGACATTGAAGGTACTGGCACATATGGAACTCCACTCCGTTCCCACCACGTTGTTCAGCTAAGGGAGGAACAGCCATGGTTCCGTTTCGTAAACGTGTCGCGTACAGCTTGAATCAAATCGGTGTGAATTTGCTTTGGCAAGCGTTCAACACGGTTGCAGTATTTTATTACGTGACTGTGTTGCATGTCTCGGCGACAGCAATCTCTACAGGAATGATCGTGTACGGCATTGTTAATGCGTTTCTCAACCTATTCTCAGGCTTTCTCAGTGACCGAACCAATACGCGACTAGGACGGCGAATTCCTTACATTGTCTTTGGCGGCATTCCGTTGGTCGTGCTGTTTTACTTACTGTTTCACCCCTTCGTGACTGCAAAGGGGTCATTGCTCATCTATTTCTTGGTTGTTACGTTGTTGTTTGATATTTGTTTTACTTTTGTCGCGCTAAATATCGGCGCGCTGTTTCCGGAAATGTACCAGCAACCTAAGGAACGTTCGAGCGTCGTTGCACTCCAACAGCTCTCCGGAATTATTGGGATGATAGCCGGTGTTGCACTTTCGAAGTCCCTGGGGCAATCTATGGGTTGGTCGGTTATGGCGCTTATATTTGGTCTTGTCACGGTGATAACGATTTATGTATCCCTATCCGGATCATTTGAAAATCCGGCATATCGCGAGGAGCCGCTCCATTTTAAAGAGTCTCTCCGCGAGACATTCAAGAACAAGCGATTCGTTGTTTATGTTTTCGCCAGTTTGTTTATCCAACTGACGACGACGATGTTTACTACCATTTCATCGTTTTATAGCAATTATGTGGTGACACTTACCCCTTTGCAAAGTTCACTTTTCTTAGGACTCATGTTCATTGTTGCCATTCCCTTGTCGTTTGTGTGGTCGCGCATCGCATTGAAAATTTCTAACGTCAAAGCCGCACTTGTTACCACTGTGCTGTTTGCCATGATTTCGCTTTCATTTTGTTTTGATGAAAATCCCGTGTCCGTCATTGCCACAGGAGCATGCCTCGGGGTTGGAGTTGCTGGCTTCATGGTCATCATGAACCTCCTGCTCGCAGACGTGATCGATCACGATGCTGAACACACAGGGAAACGAAGAGAGGGTATGTACTACGGTATGAATGGGTTTATTGTACGGATCGGGATGTCGCTTCAGTATGCCATTATGGGCGCATTCTTTTGGATGACAAAATTTAACGCTAAGGAAACTGTGCAGTCTCATAACGCTGTCATCGGACTTCGCTTTCTCATTGGTGGATTGCCGGTGATTCTTTTGCTCATTGCATTTATACTCTTGCTGAAATATCTACAGTACTGTGAGCCGCGGAATAAAGAGACAGATTTCCACAAGACAATTGCAAGATAACAGCAACTTTACTCTTGTCGGACGCAAGCCTTAAACTACAGTTTGGTGTTCGCGATCACGATAGTCGGATATCACCGATGTTCCTTGTGTAACGTTCATCAAATATTTAGTAATAACTGGAGGCCCAGATGTCCTATAAAGCAGTTTTCTTCGACATAGACGGAACACTGATCAACGAAGAAAAACAGATACCGAACACGACGAGAGAAGCAGTTGAACGATTGAAGGGCAACGGGGTAGACGTATTCATAGCGACTGGACGAGCTCCAAGTCAGTTTCGATTCGTTGCAGATGAATTTGGCATCGATTCGTTCGTCACATGCAATGGGGGATACGCAGAATATCGTGGAAAACCGGTCTTCGGGAATCCGATCCCTCGTCACACATTACAATTGCTGAGCGAGCAAGCTCATGAATCTGGACATGCCCTCGTTTTTGCTGGAAGTGACGCATGCTATGCAACGGTGGACCAACACCCCTTTGTCACGGAAGCGTTTGACTATCTCAAAATCGTGAAAAAGCCCGAGTTTAGCCCGGATGTGTGGAAGGAAACGGATATTTATCAGGTGTATCTCTACTGTGAGGAGCCCAAAGAGCAACCGTACATCGAAAGGTTTCCTAACCTGAACTTTATCCGTGCGCACAAGCTGTATTTGGATTTATTTCCGAAGGATGTGTCTAAGGCGGGGGGGATCGAAGCAATGCTGCATCATTTAAAGCTGACTCCCGAGCAGGTGGTCGCATTTGGCGACGGAATGAACGATGTTCAAATGCTTTCCTATGTTGGAATGGGGATTGCAATGGGAAATGCCCGTGATGAAGTCAAATCCTATGCGAAGTTTATTACGAAAGACGTAAACAATGGTGGAATCCTGTACGGTCTTGAAAAAATCGGCTTGCTTTCCTCTTGAGTTCGTATCGTCTATTGAATAGATGATTACTTGGCACCCAAGTCCCGTATGAAATCCTTATTCACGAGTGCGTGACTTCGGTAACGGACGGGATTTGGGGAACCACTTTTTTACGAACAGGCAATTTTTAACCGACCAATTCGGTAAAGAAGTTAGGAAGTTTTTTAATCAGACTGGCGAATTCGAGTTCGATAAATCGCTCATGCATGACTTGTACGTTCAAATCCAGTCTTAAGTCGTCACTTGTCACGGTGTCCAATGCTTCAAGGTCTGTTCGAATCGTCGCCAGTACCTTGCTTAATATTGCAGCTTGTTTGCCAACCAGTTCTGTATCCGATTCTTTCAAGAGGTAGGCGAGCGGTGATCTTGCGATGCCCAGAGCTTTGAACAGTAGTTTCATCTCCGCTTGCTCTGCAGAAGTCATATTTTCAATGTAGTCATACAAATTTTCAACCGTTTGGAATTCTTGAAGTAACGGGACAGAAGCTTTTTCACCAATTCCTTTGACTCCTGGGATATTGTCACTGTTATCGCCTTCCAGCGCCTTCTTGTCCACCATTTGGTGAGGCTTCAACCCGTATTCTTCCTCGAACGTCACCGGTGAGTATTCAAATACGCCATCGGGGATGGCCAGTTCTTTCAAATTGAGGCTTCTTACCTTGTATAATTCTTCTGCCTTTGACGTCATCAACCACACACGCGTTGATTCGCTGATCAGTTGGAGTGCGTCTTGGTCCTTTGTGAGGATGTAGACAGGCATCTCAGACTCGAATTTGCGTGCGAGCGTTCCGATAATATCGTCGGCCTCGTAATCGTCCAACCAAAACTGAGGGATGTTTACCGCTTGAAGCAGTTCTTGCATTGTGCGATATTGCTCACTCAATATTGGCAGGGCGTCTTCTCGATGGCCCTTATACTCACCGTATAGTTTTCGGCGAAATGTATTTCGGGACACATCCCACGCGACTGCGAAATGGGTGGGTTTCTGCCGTTCAATGAGGTTCAGTAAGATTCTTGTCATCGGATACACCGCGTTTGTGTATACGCCTTTGGTCGTGCACAATGCCTTTTTTCGTAGGTATTCTTCCCGATCCGCCTGATCCTTTAACCTATAGTAATCTCGCGGAACATTTCCAAAAAAAGCTGTTGTCAAGAGAGAAGAACCGTCTATCAAAATGAGCTTCATTTCAACACCTCGTCATCAGTCAACCTTATTGTAGCACGATAGGTCGATGTCCGAGTGGCGTGGCATGGAACGGAGTTACACCCTGCCAGCGGATCGCTAGCAGGGCACAAGACTATCATTGTGTTATTCCATCATCGGTTTCTATTGGTTGAATCTCATTTGTACTGCCTTTTTTGTTGCGATTCTTTGTCGGGTTCTCTTTTTCAAGTTGATCAAGCTGTTGCTTTACAGTTTGCGATTTTATCATATGACTCTTGTTGTCGTTATTCATTATCCACTACCTCCCTTGACCATGCTCATTCTTTCCCGATTATGTTGAGGAAACGAATAAAAATTTATTCAAATCATGAAGATTTATTTTGTGCTCTGAGCCCGATGTAAAATATCCTATGGCCCATTCAAATGTGAAAATGAGAGGCGGATTTACATGGGTGGTATTTTGGTTGTAGGTAGTATAAATATGGACGTGGTGATCCGCGTAAAACACCATCCAGTCCCTGGCGAAACGGTGCGAGGATTCGAGACCGCATATCATCCAGGTGGAAAAGGAGCGAACCAAGCTGTTGCAGCCTCGAGAGCAGGGAGCTTCGTGAGAGTGTTTGGCGCTGTAGGCAACGATTCGTTTGGGGAAACGCTTCAGTCAGCACTTCTGAACGATGACATCGACACGCAATTCGTTCGCATGATTGATAAACCCTCCGGGGTGGCCCTTATCACGGTTAGCGAAGATGGTGAGAATACGATTATAGTTGCGGGCGGCGCGAACGAACAGTTGCGGGAACAGGACTTGATGGACGCGGATGGGAACGGATTGTGGGACGGGATCGATACACTTCTCGTTCAAAACGAAATCTCGCCCGACGTGACAAGGCTCGCAATGCGACGAGCCCATGAGCTTGGCATACATGTCGTGTTCAATGCATCTCCGGTCGCAGGTATCACTGTCGATTGGATAAAGCATGTGGACACGTTGGTCGTCAATGAGACGGAGGCACAAACGCTAGCGGACCAACCCGTGATGACGGTGGACGAGGCTAAACAAGCGATTTCCCGTCTTTTGCATACAGGTCCTAAGTCGGTCATTGTTACGCTAGGTGCACAAGGAGCCGTGTTCGGCTCATGGAAAACAGATGACGACGGTGAAATCGGTCAAGGGATACACGTAGTCAGCCAGTCGGCGTTTGATGTGCCCGTTGTCGACACAACGGCGGCTGGGGATACATTCGTTGGGGCACTGGCCGCTGTGCGATCCGCTTGTTCCGACACATCCAAGGCACTGAGGTTCGCTGCGGCAGCGTCAGGACTTGCCGTGACGAAAATGGGCGCTCAAAGTTCGATCCCGACGCGACGTGACGTTGAGATGTTCTTAGCCGAGCGTAAGTGAACAAATGACAGTGTGGTGACGTTTGTACAAGTTCGGGCGCATCACACAATGGTGCGATGCGCCCTGTCGCGGCGTCACTTGAAGCTGTTCAGCAATTGCGCTTCACTGCTGTCTTCCAGGCCCGCGTGCCAAACCGAAATGCCGCCGAGACCGTACTGTTCGGCGAGATTGACCCTAGGTGTCAAACTCTGCACGGTTTCGTAGTATACAGTGTGTGTCACGCCGTTCGTTGTGTAGGAGTAGTAGGGTGCCTGATCCAAGACGTCCCATTGCGGCGTGATTCCATTCTGTGCCGCGTAATTCTCTGCTGTTTTGTCGCTGTACGCTTCCGCAGGACCGGAACTCCAATCGTACGCATACGCGTCTAAGCCAAGGATGACCTCCTGCGGTGGCATTTGACTGACGGCGTACTGGACCGACTCGTTAACCCACCACAACGGTGCGATGGCACCTGGTTGGCTGGTTGGGTAACTGAAGTCGTAGGCCATGAGAATGACCTTGTCAACGGCGGCTACGATGGCACCGAAGTCATAGCCCGCGTTCCACGATTCTTTCGTGGGGTCGACCACGGCGGGCAGATCGACAGACAAGGTTTTACCTTGTGCGGATAAAGCGTTGTGAAGGTCCTGTAAGAAAGTGACAAAGTTTTGGCGCTGGTCAGACGGCATAAACTCAAAGTCGATATTGACGCCGTCGTCCCCATCACGTTCGATCGCGGCGACGATGTTCGACTCAAGTTGCTGTCTCGTCGTCTGGTTACTCATGACGCTTTCCAGTGTCCCTTTGTCCATTGAATCCACCCGGGCAATGGCCTGAAGGCCGCGCGCATGCGCGAATGAGACGACAGGTGTTTGTCCGTCGCCTGAAAGCGAGCCGTTTGCTTGGACATCGTAGGCGGAGGATGCGAGGACATTTGCCCCTGTTAACTGCTGGCTTATGTCATCCAACGACGCAGATGTATTCGTCACAAATGCCACGTTCCACGGTGTGCTGGTCGGCATTGGAGCGCCCGTTTGGAGGGTCCATGTCGTTCCGTTCCATGAAGACTGAACACCGGCCTGTGTGAGGAGTTGCATGACATACCAGATAGGCATATATGTTGTGGGTTTGTGACTGTTGGGATCGGGGCGAACGATGGGCATCACACGGTGAATAGGTTGGCCATTTAGTTCAAGTGTGGCACTCCCGGTTCCTAAGGGACCGTTGTTCATGTTCGTCTGTACACCTGGTGGCGTGGTGAAGTTCCAAAGGTTGCCCTGCCACGTACTCTGAAATCCAGCCGGCTGAAGGGCGTGCATAATATACCAAATAGGCATGTATGTAGTCCCACCTGACACGACGCCGTACACGTTTGCGGTGTAGTTCTGATACACGATCTGCTTTTTTTGAAGGGTCGAAGTTGCAAACGCAGTCTTTGCCGAAAAGCATAGAATCGCTAGAGATAGGGTCGCTGCGGCAGCGCCTGCTGCCCGGCCTATTCGGGGTCTTTTCTTCATCGGGTTGATTGTCTATCCTTTCCGGCATAGGAGAGTAAAGCGGTTCCTTGTCTATCAGACTACGAATAGATTCCAGTCAATTCAACAGGAGGATTCCACCATATGAGAAAAATTCCGTTATGGGCACATCGCGGCTTCTCGGGCAGATATCCAGAAAACACGATGGCTGCATTTATCGCTGCCGTGGAGATAGGGGCAAATGGTATTGAGTGCGACGTGAGGAAAACAGCAGACGGATGCTTTGTCATCATGCATGATGAAACGGTGGATCGAACGACAAATGGCAGTGGTTCCGTCGCAGACATGACGCTTCAAGAGTTGATTGAGCTTGATGCCGGTATTGGTTACGACGTCGCTTTCGAAGGTGCCCGTGTTCCAAAACTGTCAACGGTCCTCTCCTACGTGTCGCGCAGTACGGCCCTCATCACGCTGAATTTGGAGTGGAAAATTCCCATTCGCAGTCGTCAGGACGTTGAACCGGTACTCAAGTGGATTGAGGAGGCTCGACTAACGAAGCACGTTATTCACAGTTCATTCGACGTGGGAAGCCTGGAAGTGTTGCGACAAATCAGTCCGAAATTGCGAATCGGATTGTTGACGGAGCCGGGCGAAGACGGCTTCACGACGGCGAAACGAATTGGGGCGCAGGCGATTCACCCGGATTACATGGACGTGACGCCGCGTTATGTGAGGCGGGCACACCAAGAGCACTTCTTCGTGCACCCGTACACCGTTAACGATCAGAAGGGGTTTGCCTGGCTAGCCGAGTGTCAAGTGGACGCCGCCATCACGAATTGGCCGGGGGAACAGTGGCTGATGCCATTCGATGTCGAGTCTTCTCCAGTCCTTTAGCGACACTGGTGGCGATGAGAACCAACATGAGTGAGACTGGAATGAGCCAAAACGCCACTTCGATGCTCGTTGCCGTCGCCACGATCCCGATGATCCAACTGACAAAAATTCCGCCGATACCGGCACATGTAAACAACAACCCGAGCACACGACCCGTTTCCTTGTCAAACGCTTGGCTTGCGATGTGAACGATGGTTGGGAACGTAACCGCGAAGCCAAAACCAGATAGAACAAACAAGAGTGGACCATTGCTATCGAGTAGTGCGATGGCGAATAGAATCAGTGAAAATATGGAACTCCAAGTGATGCTTCCGTAGGATCCTAGACGGTGTACCCAAAGCGGGCCACTCAATCGTCCAAATGTGAAAATCAGGTAGAATCCGGTCAAATACCAGGAGCTTCGTGTGACACTCATGTGATCGGCATGTACGAGGTAAGTCGGTAACCATGCCGCTGTACCCCCTTCAGCTACCACATAGAGCATGATGGCCAGGAGCAGCACATACATGAGCGGTGAGGACATGGCCCCGTGATCTTTTGGTTCATTCGCGTTGTGTGGTTCAGGGGCCGTTAATGCAGGAAATTGATAGCGAATGGTAGCTGCCACGGTCGCGATGCAGAGTAAACCGACGGCAAAGTAGGGGGTGCTCCAGTGCCCGGATCGTGTGGCTATCCAAATGACAACGGCGGGGAAAATCGTTGCCCCCACACCGTAAAAACCGTGCAGTAAATTAAATCCGGAAGATTCCGCTCGAGACGACTCGGCCACAGCTGGAACGACAGCATTGACGCCGATTTCCAACCACCCCATGGCTAATCCGAGCAAG
This is a stretch of genomic DNA from Alicyclobacillus dauci. It encodes these proteins:
- a CDS encoding 5'-3' exonuclease: MKLILIDGSSLLTTAFFGNVPRDYYRLKDQADREEYLRKKALCTTKGVYTNAVYPMTRILLNLIERQKPTHFAVAWDVSRNTFRRKLYGEYKGHREDALPILSEQYRTMQELLQAVNIPQFWLDDYEADDIIGTLARKFESEMPVYILTKDQDALQLISESTRVWLMTSKAEELYKVRSLNLKELAIPDGVFEYSPVTFEEEYGLKPHQMVDKKALEGDNSDNIPGVKGIGEKASVPLLQEFQTVENLYDYIENMTSAEQAEMKLLFKALGIARSPLAYLLKESDTELVGKQAAILSKVLATIRTDLEALDTVTSDDLRLDLNVQVMHERFIELEFASLIKKLPNFFTELVG
- a CDS encoding ribokinase codes for the protein MGGILVVGSINMDVVIRVKHHPVPGETVRGFETAYHPGGKGANQAVAASRAGSFVRVFGAVGNDSFGETLQSALLNDDIDTQFVRMIDKPSGVALITVSEDGENTIIVAGGANEQLREQDLMDADGNGLWDGIDTLLVQNEISPDVTRLAMRRAHELGIHVVFNASPVAGITVDWIKHVDTLVVNETEAQTLADQPVMTVDEAKQAISRLLHTGPKSVIVTLGAQGAVFGSWKTDDDGEIGQGIHVVSQSAFDVPVVDTTAAGDTFVGALAAVRSACSDTSKALRFAAAASGLAVTKMGAQSSIPTRRDVEMFLAERK
- a CDS encoding glycosyl hydrolase family 18 protein gives rise to the protein MKKRPRIGRAAGAAAATLSLAILCFSAKTAFATSTLQKKQIVYQNYTANVYGVVSGGTTYMPIWYIMHALQPAGFQSTWQGNLWNFTTPPGVQTNMNNGPLGTGSATLELNGQPIHRVMPIVRPDPNSHKPTTYMPIWYVMQLLTQAGVQSSWNGTTWTLQTGAPMPTSTPWNVAFVTNTSASLDDISQQLTGANVLASSAYDVQANGSLSGDGQTPVVSFAHARGLQAIARVDSMDKGTLESVMSNQTTRQQLESNIVAAIERDGDDGVNIDFEFMPSDQRQNFVTFLQDLHNALSAQGKTLSVDLPAVVDPTKESWNAGYDFGAIVAAVDKVILMAYDFSYPTSQPGAIAPLWWVNESVQYAVSQMPPQEVILGLDAYAYDWSSGPAEAYSDKTAENYAAQNGITPQWDVLDQAPYYSYTTNGVTHTVYYETVQSLTPRVNLAEQYGLGGISVWHAGLEDSSEAQLLNSFK
- a CDS encoding glycerophosphodiester phosphodiesterase, coding for MRKIPLWAHRGFSGRYPENTMAAFIAAVEIGANGIECDVRKTADGCFVIMHDETVDRTTNGSGSVADMTLQELIELDAGIGYDVAFEGARVPKLSTVLSYVSRSTALITLNLEWKIPIRSRQDVEPVLKWIEEARLTKHVIHSSFDVGSLEVLRQISPKLRIGLLTEPGEDGFTTAKRIGAQAIHPDYMDVTPRYVRRAHQEHFFVHPYTVNDQKGFAWLAECQVDAAITNWPGEQWLMPFDVESSPVL
- a CDS encoding MFS transporter produces the protein MKHFRFAFVFALWTMVLYGAIDAMRSATGPLLQAQTHITYAELGLLFAANSIGYLLGSLPSGFVIHQVGLKRTVLFGSVAMGAMLVVVPLAKVYVLLWIGFFLLGLAMGWLEIGVNAVVPAVAESSRAESSGFNLLHGFYGVGATIFPAVVIWIATRSGHWSTPYFAVGLLCIATVAATIRYQFPALTAPEPHNANEPKDHGAMSSPLMYVLLLAIMLYVVAEGGTAAWLPTYLVHADHMSVTRSSWYLTGFYLIFTFGRLSGPLWVHRLGSYGSITWSSIFSLILFAIALLDSNGPLLFVLSGFGFAVTFPTIVHIASQAFDKETGRVLGLLFTCAGIGGIFVSWIIGIVATATSIEVAFWLIPVSLMLVLIATSVAKGLEKTRHRMASATVPPANS